The following are encoded together in the Desulfovibrio sp. Huiquan2017 genome:
- the zapA gene encoding cell division protein ZapA: protein MPRYTLTLLGLEISFKTDADNVRIEAAQAFIENKHKELVAGAGDISKEKLLTYLLLSLADDYLVAEDKLRRLEGKIGEILEKTSTDPGR from the coding sequence ATGCCTCGCTACACGCTGACTCTGCTGGGACTCGAAATATCCTTCAAAACGGATGCGGACAATGTCCGTATCGAGGCCGCCCAGGCGTTCATTGAGAACAAGCACAAGGAGCTTGTTGCCGGAGCGGGTGACATCAGCAAGGAAAAGCTGCTCACCTACCTGCTCCTGAGTCTGGCGGACGACTATCTGGTCGCCGAAGATAAACTGAGGCGGCTGGAAGGGAAGATCGGAGAGATTTTGGAAAAGACCTCAACGGACCCGGGCCGATAA
- the rny gene encoding ribonuclease Y — MLAQIAMVGGALVIGLGVGILLFKYISDKKISDSKGLAERIVEEARKESEALKKESRLQAQDEIFNQKKELEREFKDRESQLKSEEKRLHSKEERLDAKREKVADKEAQVVELEKQLIKQEKHLSELEEDLSQKSDEHERKLQEISGLTVEEARENLLKEIESRTRHEAAKMIRNIEMEAKENASKKAKEILSLALQRYAGDYAGEQTVTAVTLPSEDMKGRIIGREGRNIRALEAATGVDLIIDDTPETVVLSAFSPLKREVAKQALERLIHDGRIHPARIEEIVRKVESEMDTKLKEIGEQATFDVGVHGIHPELINLLGRLHYRTSFSQNVLQHSMEVAFLCGVMAAELGLNEKEAKRAGLLHDIGKAVDHEIEGPHAIIGADLAKKHGESKEIIHSIAAHHEDTPPMTILANLVQAADSLSGARPGARKELLENYVKRLEELEGLATGFDGVQKAYAIQAGREIRVMVDSEKVGDENTYVLCKDIAEKIENNMTYPGQIRVTVIREKRAVGYAK; from the coding sequence ATGTTAGCCCAAATCGCCATGGTCGGCGGAGCACTGGTCATCGGCCTCGGAGTCGGGATACTTCTCTTCAAATACATCTCCGACAAGAAGATATCCGACTCCAAGGGACTGGCCGAACGCATTGTGGAAGAGGCCCGCAAGGAAAGCGAGGCTCTCAAGAAGGAGTCGCGTCTCCAGGCACAGGATGAAATTTTCAATCAGAAGAAAGAGCTGGAGCGGGAATTCAAGGACCGCGAAAGCCAGCTCAAGAGCGAGGAAAAGCGCCTCCATTCCAAAGAGGAGCGCCTCGACGCCAAGCGGGAGAAGGTCGCCGACAAGGAAGCCCAGGTGGTGGAGCTGGAAAAGCAGCTCATCAAGCAGGAAAAACACCTGAGCGAACTGGAGGAGGACCTTTCCCAGAAGTCCGACGAGCATGAGCGCAAGCTTCAGGAAATCTCCGGCCTGACCGTGGAGGAGGCCCGCGAAAACCTGCTCAAGGAAATCGAATCCCGCACCCGGCACGAAGCCGCCAAGATGATCCGCAATATCGAGATGGAGGCCAAGGAAAACGCCTCGAAGAAGGCCAAGGAGATCCTCTCCCTGGCCCTTCAACGTTATGCGGGGGACTACGCGGGCGAGCAGACCGTGACCGCCGTCACCCTGCCCTCCGAGGACATGAAGGGCCGCATCATCGGCCGCGAGGGCCGCAATATCCGCGCCCTGGAAGCGGCCACCGGCGTGGACCTGATCATCGACGACACGCCCGAAACCGTGGTCCTGTCCGCCTTCAGCCCGCTGAAGCGCGAGGTCGCCAAACAGGCCCTCGAACGCCTCATCCACGACGGACGCATCCACCCCGCCCGCATCGAGGAGATCGTCCGCAAGGTCGAGAGCGAGATGGACACCAAGTTGAAGGAAATCGGTGAGCAGGCCACCTTCGACGTGGGCGTGCACGGCATCCACCCCGAGTTGATCAACCTGCTCGGCCGCCTGCACTACCGCACCAGTTTCTCCCAGAACGTGCTCCAGCACTCCATGGAGGTCGCCTTCCTGTGCGGCGTCATGGCCGCCGAACTCGGCCTGAACGAGAAGGAGGCCAAGCGCGCGGGACTGCTGCACGACATCGGCAAGGCCGTGGACCACGAAATCGAAGGCCCCCACGCCATCATCGGCGCGGACCTAGCCAAGAAGCACGGCGAGTCCAAGGAGATCATCCACTCCATCGCCGCCCACCACGAGGACACCCCGCCCATGACCATCCTGGCCAACTTGGTCCAGGCCGCCGATTCCCTGTCCGGTGCCCGGCCCGGGGCGCGCAAGGAACTGCTCGAAAACTACGTCAAACGCCTTGAAGAACTGGAAGGGCTGGCCACCGGCTTCGACGGCGTGCAGAAGGCCTACGCCATCCAGGCGGGCCGCGAAATCCGCGTCATGGTCGATTCCGAGAAGGTCGGCGACGAAAACACCTACGTGCTCTGTAAGGACATCGCCGAGAAGATCGAGAACAACATGACCTACCCCGGCCAGATCCGGGTCACGGTTATCCGCGAGAAACGGGCCGTTGGCTACGCCAAATAA
- a CDS encoding CheR family methyltransferase, with protein MNRETDPSTEKLKKAMDQSMNLVRSEMGDAEFRRFSEHIQSELGIKMPPTKKVLLQSRFQKRLRALGMSSYKEYCDYVFSDAGREQERTHLIDVVTTNTTHFFREPKHWDIMNNMVLPELWSRGVGRSSALRIWSAGCSSGEEPYTLGMVLHEWGASRQGFDFTILATDISQKILTEAKRAVYSMDKVADVPMPFKKKYMLKSKDKQLVKMDAVLRNKVSFQRLNFMEDFRLQNRQDIIFCRNVVIYFDRPTQEVLFRKFCENLQPGGYLFIGHSESLSGMTLPIRQVAPTVFQRI; from the coding sequence ATGAACCGCGAAACTGACCCCTCCACCGAAAAGCTCAAGAAAGCCATGGACCAGTCCATGAATCTGGTGCGCTCGGAAATGGGCGACGCCGAATTCCGGCGGTTCAGCGAACACATTCAATCCGAGCTCGGCATCAAGATGCCGCCCACCAAGAAGGTTCTGCTCCAGTCCCGGTTCCAGAAGCGGCTGCGCGCCCTGGGCATGTCCAGCTACAAGGAATACTGCGACTACGTCTTTTCCGACGCCGGACGCGAACAGGAGCGCACGCACCTGATCGACGTGGTCACCACCAACACCACGCATTTCTTCCGTGAGCCCAAGCATTGGGACATCATGAACAATATGGTCCTGCCCGAGCTGTGGAGCCGGGGCGTGGGCCGCTCCAGCGCCCTGCGCATCTGGTCGGCGGGCTGCTCCTCCGGCGAGGAGCCCTATACCCTGGGCATGGTGCTCCACGAGTGGGGCGCTTCACGCCAGGGGTTCGACTTCACCATCCTGGCCACGGACATCTCCCAGAAGATCCTGACCGAGGCCAAGCGGGCCGTCTACTCCATGGACAAGGTGGCCGACGTGCCCATGCCCTTCAAGAAGAAGTACATGCTCAAGTCCAAGGACAAGCAACTGGTCAAGATGGATGCCGTGCTGCGCAACAAGGTCTCGTTCCAGCGCCTGAACTTCATGGAGGACTTCCGCCTGCAAAACCGGCAGGACATCATCTTCTGCCGCAACGTGGTCATCTACTTCGATCGCCCCACCCAGGAAGTGCTCTTCCGGAAATTCTGCGAGAACCTCCAGCCCGGCGGCTACCTGTTCATCGGGCACTCGGAAAGCCTGTCCGGCATGACCCTGCCCATCCGTCAGGTGGCCCCCACAGTCTTCCAGCGGATCTAA
- a CDS encoding TIGR00282 family metallophosphoesterase produces the protein MRILFLGDIVGLPGRKAVIQNLARIREEEAIDMAFANGENASSGYGLKAKHARELLKAGLDGITGGNHIWKYKDLYSLLDEDGRILRPHNYPDHLPGSGVRVFRKAGLPPVAVINLIGRTFMPPIDCPFAAAETVLDALPADIPVSVVDFHAEATGEKIAMGYFLEGKVSAVVGTHTHVQTNDAKVLTGGTAYLTDLGMCGAADSCLGMKPEIILDRYLTGLPRQLEAATGPGVLQGAIFDIDDTTGKAVSMATFQRNG, from the coding sequence ATGCGCATTCTTTTTCTAGGCGACATCGTCGGCCTGCCCGGCCGCAAGGCCGTGATCCAGAACCTCGCCCGCATCCGCGAGGAGGAGGCCATCGACATGGCCTTCGCCAACGGCGAAAACGCAAGCTCCGGCTACGGCCTCAAGGCCAAGCACGCCCGCGAATTGCTCAAGGCGGGCCTGGACGGCATCACCGGCGGCAATCATATCTGGAAGTACAAGGATCTCTATTCCCTGCTCGACGAGGACGGCCGCATCCTCCGGCCCCACAACTACCCAGACCATCTGCCCGGCTCGGGCGTGCGCGTCTTCCGCAAGGCGGGACTACCCCCGGTGGCGGTCATCAACCTCATCGGCCGAACCTTCATGCCGCCCATCGACTGCCCCTTCGCGGCCGCGGAAACCGTCCTCGACGCCCTGCCCGCCGACATCCCGGTATCCGTCGTGGATTTCCATGCCGAGGCCACGGGCGAAAAGATCGCCATGGGCTATTTCCTCGAAGGCAAGGTCTCGGCCGTGGTCGGCACCCATACCCACGTCCAGACCAACGATGCCAAGGTACTCACCGGCGGCACCGCCTATCTGACCGATCTGGGCATGTGCGGCGCCGCCGACTCCTGCCTGGGCATGAAACCGGAAATTATCCTGGACCGCTACCTCACCGGGCTGCCCCGACAACTGGAGGCGGCCACCGGCCCCGGGGTTTTACAAGGCGCGATTTTTGACATAGATGATACCACCGGCAAGGCGGTATCCATGGCGACGTTCCAACGGAACGGCTAG
- the tyrS gene encoding tyrosine--tRNA ligase produces the protein MNIYDELKWRGLINQVSDEDKVREYLSKPGATMYCGFDPTAESLHVGNLVPLLCLVRMKKAGHHPLYLMGGATGRIGDPSGKDKERELSDTSKLDERLEMIKHQVRRFVERNTGERPNIVNNYDWTKDMTCIELLRDVGKHFTINWMLQKEAVKGRIDREETGISYTEFSYMILQSYDFYHLYKNQNCRLQIGGGDQWGNITTGCEFIRRRCAADGESAEAFALTFPLITTASGKKFGKSEGNAVYLNADLTSPYAFYQFFINTDDADVIKFLKLFTFLTLEEIEELERQTEEAPHLRTAQKRLAEEVTTMIHGKHELERVLAATEALFGKGDIKTIDPGTLRAAFESAPAVRYAPGDVPDLPQMLVDLGLVKSKGQGRKDIQGGGIYLNGERVEDGDEIADTNFIGGELLIIRKGKKNYGLVTRG, from the coding sequence GTGAATATCTACGACGAGTTGAAATGGCGGGGGCTGATCAATCAGGTTTCTGACGAGGACAAGGTGCGTGAATATCTGTCCAAGCCCGGGGCGACCATGTATTGCGGCTTCGACCCCACCGCCGAAAGCCTCCACGTAGGCAACCTCGTCCCCCTGCTCTGCCTGGTCCGCATGAAGAAGGCCGGGCACCATCCCCTGTACCTCATGGGCGGGGCCACCGGCCGCATCGGCGATCCGTCGGGCAAGGACAAGGAACGCGAACTGTCCGATACGAGCAAGCTCGACGAGCGGTTGGAGATGATTAAGCACCAGGTGCGCCGCTTCGTGGAACGCAACACCGGCGAGCGCCCGAACATCGTCAACAACTACGACTGGACCAAGGACATGACCTGCATCGAGCTGCTGCGCGACGTGGGCAAGCACTTCACGATCAATTGGATGCTTCAGAAGGAGGCGGTCAAGGGCCGCATCGACCGCGAGGAGACCGGCATCTCCTACACCGAGTTTTCCTACATGATCCTGCAAAGCTACGATTTCTACCATCTCTACAAGAACCAAAACTGCCGTCTTCAGATCGGCGGCGGCGACCAGTGGGGCAACATCACCACGGGCTGCGAGTTCATCCGCCGCCGGTGCGCCGCAGACGGTGAATCGGCCGAGGCCTTTGCCTTGACCTTCCCGCTGATCACCACGGCCTCCGGCAAGAAATTCGGCAAGTCCGAGGGCAACGCCGTGTACCTCAACGCGGACCTGACCTCGCCCTACGCCTTCTACCAGTTCTTCATCAACACCGATGACGCGGACGTGATCAAGTTCTTGAAGCTCTTCACCTTCCTCACCCTCGAGGAGATCGAGGAGCTGGAGAGGCAGACCGAGGAGGCCCCGCACCTGCGCACCGCCCAGAAGCGCCTGGCCGAAGAGGTCACCACCATGATCCACGGCAAGCACGAGCTGGAGCGCGTCCTGGCCGCCACCGAGGCCCTGTTCGGCAAGGGCGACATCAAGACCATCGACCCCGGCACCCTGCGCGCTGCTTTTGAATCCGCGCCCGCCGTGCGCTATGCACCGGGCGACGTGCCCGATCTGCCCCAGATGCTCGTGGACCTCGGCCTGGTCAAATCCAAGGGCCAAGGCCGCAAGGACATCCAGGGCGGCGGCATCTACCTCAACGGGGAGCGCGTCGAAGACGGTGACGAAATCGCCGACACCAATTTCATCGGCGGCGAACTGCTCATCATCCGCAAAGGCAAAAAGAATTACGGCCTGGTCACCCGAGGCTAG
- the dapF gene encoding diaminopimelate epimerase, which yields MNMFTESVPFYKMQGCGNDFVIIDNRELGVPREVMADWAKAVCARAFGICADGLFFFENADDPALAYRWHFYNSDGSRAEMCGNASRCAAKLSHAIGLAPAEHAFGTDAGPIKAKVLLDGPDEGRVKVQLTPPLRTETNIVLDIDGQPLTVHFTDTGVPHTVVFVDDAQSVDIMDLGPKIRYHERFAPAGTNVNFAQVVDGNTMLLRTYERGVEAETYACGTGAAATQLLAHTLGLTGDRADLTTTGNEVLTVFLENGTVYLQGAAELTFKGELYLKPLGLSL from the coding sequence ATGAATATGTTCACCGAGTCCGTGCCTTTCTACAAGATGCAGGGGTGCGGCAACGATTTCGTCATCATCGACAACCGCGAACTCGGCGTGCCGCGAGAGGTCATGGCCGATTGGGCCAAGGCCGTGTGCGCCCGCGCCTTCGGCATCTGCGCGGACGGGCTGTTCTTCTTTGAAAACGCCGACGACCCGGCGCTCGCCTACCGCTGGCATTTCTATAACTCCGATGGCTCCCGGGCCGAGATGTGCGGCAACGCCTCGCGCTGCGCCGCGAAACTTTCCCACGCCATCGGGCTGGCCCCGGCCGAACACGCCTTCGGCACCGACGCCGGGCCGATCAAGGCCAAGGTCCTCCTGGACGGCCCGGACGAGGGGCGCGTCAAGGTCCAGCTCACGCCGCCGCTCAGGACCGAAACGAATATCGTCCTCGACATTGACGGCCAGCCGCTGACCGTGCATTTCACCGACACCGGCGTGCCCCATACCGTGGTCTTTGTGGACGACGCGCAGAGCGTGGACATCATGGATCTCGGACCCAAGATTCGTTACCACGAACGCTTTGCGCCCGCCGGGACCAACGTGAATTTCGCCCAGGTCGTGGACGGGAACACCATGCTTTTGCGGACCTACGAGCGGGGCGTGGAGGCCGAAACCTATGCCTGCGGCACCGGCGCCGCCGCCACCCAGCTCCTGGCCCACACCCTCGGCCTGACCGGCGATCGCGCCGATTTGACCACCACCGGGAACGAAGTCCTTACCGTGTTCCTCGAAAACGGCACGGTCTACCTCCAAGGGGCCGCCGAACTGACCTTCAAGGGCGAGCTCTACCTCAAGCCCCTCGGCCTGAGCCTGTAG
- a CDS encoding ribonuclease Z produces the protein MRVTFVGVGEAFDERLPNTSLLVESGNSSILLDCGFNVSCRLWEHAANPLDLDAVYISHFHADHYFGLPALIVRSLEEGRTKRLTILGPSGIESRVKRLMDLAYSNALAKTAFEIFFIECMPGEDFKHGGFRFRFALNDHAIPCLAIRLDAGGKSLYYSGDGKPTDATVDLAEHCDLVVHEAFTFDEITTGHGDVGTSLEMARKSGAKACALVHMRRTIRHTMLDMIRMAVDTMPEVHGFVPEPGDVYEL, from the coding sequence ATGCGCGTGACTTTTGTCGGGGTGGGCGAAGCCTTTGACGAGCGACTGCCGAACACCTCTCTGCTGGTGGAATCCGGAAACTCATCCATCTTGCTGGACTGCGGCTTCAACGTCTCCTGCCGATTGTGGGAACACGCGGCCAACCCCCTCGACCTGGACGCGGTGTACATCTCCCACTTCCATGCCGACCACTATTTCGGACTCCCCGCCCTGATCGTCCGATCCTTGGAGGAAGGACGCACCAAGCGGCTGACCATTCTCGGCCCAAGCGGCATCGAATCGCGGGTCAAACGGCTCATGGACCTGGCCTATTCCAACGCCCTGGCCAAGACCGCGTTCGAGATCTTCTTCATCGAGTGCATGCCCGGCGAGGACTTCAAGCACGGCGGCTTCCGCTTCCGCTTCGCCCTCAACGACCACGCCATACCCTGCCTGGCCATCCGGCTGGATGCCGGGGGAAAGTCCCTGTACTATTCGGGCGACGGCAAGCCCACCGACGCCACCGTGGACCTGGCCGAACACTGCGACCTGGTGGTCCACGAGGCCTTCACGTTCGACGAAATAACCACCGGCCACGGCGACGTGGGCACCTCCCTGGAGATGGCCCGCAAATCCGGGGCCAAGGCGTGCGCTCTGGTACATATGCGGCGGACCATCCGGCACACCATGCTGGACATGATCCGCATGGCCGTGGACACCATGCCTGAAGTCCACGGCTTCGTCCCCGAACCGGGCGATGTCTATGAGCTCTGA
- a CDS encoding tetratricopeptide repeat protein, whose product MAGKYDSIVYDYFEKTSGSIILISEDPLFKKMLSSTIFKVIGTKRDCLTAVETIHAGLKKVQLMHKAGLDFIVFIERMVGGAPSTDTILTLKRLLPELKIIVLVGETKRENIAFFYEIGVANVISKPASMNNIIEKLAFTVKPQGKLSEYMQIGKRCLAAGKLMEAMKIAQKVLKLKPESPAGLMLKGDVHLAQNEVDKALESYHLAHESSKIYLEPIKKLVDAYRGVNDDEMLKYMKKLDRLSPLNAQRKTEIGKVHAQRSEMDKAEAYFDQALETVTREAMGMISAVAENIAEAVANDPGMSEKYLTKVLEAKGARLDKSDIALFNKLGIALRGQGKWREAIENYAAALRISPEDEGLHYNMGMAFYDGGDKHRAGQCFMKALRFNPDFYKASETVSMNLGELFADLREYEYALPCFENALRLNPENPTAVSKLAALKKAAG is encoded by the coding sequence ATGGCCGGTAAATACGATTCCATAGTTTACGATTATTTTGAAAAAACCAGCGGTTCCATTATCTTGATCAGCGAAGACCCGCTGTTCAAGAAAATGCTGTCTTCAACCATATTTAAAGTCATCGGCACCAAACGGGACTGCCTGACCGCCGTGGAGACGATCCACGCCGGGCTGAAAAAGGTCCAGCTCATGCACAAGGCCGGGCTGGATTTCATCGTGTTCATCGAGCGCATGGTCGGCGGCGCCCCCAGCACGGACACCATCCTGACGCTGAAGCGCCTGCTGCCGGAGCTCAAGATCATCGTCCTGGTGGGCGAGACCAAGCGCGAAAACATCGCCTTTTTCTACGAGATCGGGGTGGCCAACGTCATCTCCAAGCCAGCGTCCATGAACAACATCATCGAGAAGTTGGCCTTTACGGTGAAGCCTCAAGGCAAACTCAGCGAATACATGCAGATCGGCAAACGCTGCCTGGCCGCAGGTAAGCTCATGGAAGCCATGAAGATCGCCCAGAAGGTGCTCAAGCTCAAGCCGGAGAGCCCGGCCGGACTGATGCTCAAGGGCGACGTGCACCTGGCCCAGAACGAAGTGGACAAGGCCCTTGAGAGTTACCATCTGGCCCACGAAAGCTCCAAGATCTACCTGGAGCCCATCAAGAAGCTGGTGGATGCGTACCGGGGCGTCAACGACGACGAGATGCTCAAGTACATGAAGAAGCTCGACCGCCTGAGCCCGCTCAATGCCCAGCGAAAGACCGAGATCGGCAAGGTCCACGCGCAGCGCAGCGAGATGGACAAGGCCGAGGCCTACTTCGACCAGGCCCTGGAAACCGTCACCCGGGAGGCCATGGGCATGATCAGCGCCGTGGCCGAGAACATCGCCGAGGCCGTGGCCAACGATCCGGGCATGTCCGAGAAGTACCTGACCAAGGTCCTGGAAGCCAAGGGGGCCCGGCTGGACAAGAGCGACATCGCCCTGTTCAACAAACTCGGCATCGCCCTGCGCGGCCAGGGCAAGTGGCGGGAGGCCATCGAGAACTACGCGGCGGCCCTGCGCATCTCCCCGGAGGACGAGGGGCTGCACTACAACATGGGCATGGCCTTCTACGACGGCGGGGACAAGCACCGTGCGGGCCAGTGCTTCATGAAGGCCCTGCGCTTCAACCCGGATTTCTACAAAGCCAGCGAGACGGTCTCCATGAACCTGGGCGAACTGTTCGCCGACCTGCGCGAATATGAATACGCCCTTCCCTGCTTCGAAAACGCACTCCGGCTCAATCCGGAGAATCCCACGGCCGTGAGCAAGCTCGCCGCACTCAAGAAGGCTGCGGGCTGA
- a CDS encoding tetratricopeptide repeat protein produces MPPETADAVVRKFIEQDGGVIVYLSDDHGFTHALRNMVSRVIGLRGEVLLPYTSPDAAVDKCVALRAQEIPVVVFIERMIDNRPSTDFIIRLSRECPEARMIVLTWEATQETVAYFFELGVARVLVKPASANKVIEELAAAISPPMELRRQAEHCAKLLEARNYTAALAVSDRILMLRPDSARGLVMRGDALMGTGQVDAAVQAYMAAHEANPIFMAPLVKLAEAFRDMEDERALAYLKELDAISPLNPERKIDIAEQHLRQGEHEQAECYLDQGVRAAERETRSMVGDLTERIVDAVSGIAPDLAVKYLNRVIDGKRVLGRDDLIHFNRLGILLRGEGRWAEAVKVYQKALGIAPDDAVILYNMGLAHWEGLERTTALDCFEKALAIDPEFYTGSVGAALNIGSLYLELRYPDDAVPFFEHVLALDPENDLAHAKLDQARRQAGARPAFPRRRADEKALNLDNLPDPPEKKGKKKRKPFTNLEL; encoded by the coding sequence ATGCCGCCGGAAACCGCCGACGCCGTGGTCCGCAAATTCATCGAACAGGACGGAGGCGTCATCGTCTACCTTTCGGACGACCATGGGTTCACCCACGCCCTGCGCAACATGGTCTCCCGGGTCATCGGCCTGCGCGGCGAGGTGCTCCTGCCCTATACCTCGCCGGACGCGGCCGTGGACAAATGCGTGGCGCTGCGCGCACAGGAGATCCCCGTCGTGGTCTTCATCGAGCGCATGATCGACAACCGTCCGTCCACGGACTTCATCATCCGGCTGTCGCGGGAGTGTCCCGAGGCGCGCATGATCGTGCTCACCTGGGAGGCGACCCAGGAAACCGTGGCCTATTTCTTCGAACTGGGCGTGGCCCGCGTGCTGGTCAAGCCAGCCTCGGCCAACAAGGTCATCGAAGAGCTGGCTGCGGCCATTTCCCCGCCCATGGAGCTGCGCCGCCAGGCGGAGCACTGCGCCAAACTTCTGGAAGCCCGCAACTACACGGCCGCCCTGGCCGTCTCGGACCGCATTCTCATGCTCCGGCCGGACTCGGCGCGGGGGCTGGTCATGCGCGGCGACGCACTCATGGGCACCGGGCAGGTGGATGCGGCGGTCCAGGCATACATGGCCGCCCACGAGGCCAACCCCATCTTCATGGCCCCTCTCGTCAAGCTGGCCGAGGCCTTCCGCGACATGGAGGATGAACGCGCCCTGGCCTACCTCAAGGAGTTGGACGCCATCTCGCCGCTCAACCCGGAACGAAAGATCGACATCGCCGAACAGCATCTGCGCCAGGGGGAGCACGAGCAGGCCGAATGCTATCTGGATCAAGGCGTCCGGGCCGCCGAGCGCGAAACCCGCTCCATGGTCGGCGACCTGACGGAACGCATCGTGGACGCTGTGTCCGGCATCGCCCCGGACCTCGCCGTCAAATACCTGAACCGGGTCATCGACGGCAAACGCGTGCTCGGCCGCGACGACCTGATCCACTTCAACAGGCTGGGCATCCTTCTGCGCGGTGAAGGCCGTTGGGCCGAGGCGGTGAAGGTCTACCAAAAGGCCCTCGGGATCGCCCCGGACGATGCGGTCATCCTCTACAACATGGGGCTTGCCCACTGGGAGGGGCTGGAGCGCACAACCGCGTTGGACTGCTTCGAAAAAGCGCTGGCCATCGACCCCGAATTCTATACGGGAAGCGTGGGCGCGGCCCTGAACATCGGCTCCCTGTATCTGGAACTGCGCTATCCCGACGACGCCGTCCCGTTCTTCGAGCATGTGCTCGCCCTGGACCCCGAAAACGACCTGGCCCACGCCAAGCTCGACCAGGCCCGCCGTCAGGCCGGGGCCCGGCCCGCCTTCCCCCGCCGCCGCGCGGACGAAAAGGCCCTCAACCTCGACAATCTTCCGGACCCCCCAGAAAAAAAGGGGAAAAAGAAGCGCAAGCCGTTCACCAACCTGGAGCTGTAG
- a CDS encoding DMT family transporter, giving the protein MPEQYIACLNLSLAMILVGSSVVAGKIMVEDLPVFLASALRFVLALAILLPLLARREGGLPRLCRRTWLKLAVQSLCGSFLFTVFLLYGLARTGPASAGVITSTTPACMGLLAWLFLKDRPSRHVLSGILLSMAGVLVINLARFPHAGGGGATHPVLGNLLVLAAVFFESLFLLIRKTVPEPLSPLAASTIISLFGLLWFLPMGLYEAATADLAAIPPADWLVVLYYGVFVTAFAYIFWFAGITRVRPSTAGVFTAILPVSALILSALVLHEPIGWPQIAGCGCVLGGIVLISR; this is encoded by the coding sequence ATGCCCGAACAATACATCGCTTGTCTCAATCTTTCCCTGGCCATGATCCTGGTCGGCAGTTCCGTGGTGGCCGGCAAGATCATGGTGGAGGATCTGCCGGTATTCCTGGCCTCGGCCCTGCGTTTCGTCCTGGCCCTCGCCATCCTCCTGCCCCTGCTCGCGCGGCGGGAGGGCGGCCTGCCGCGCCTTTGCCGCCGGACCTGGCTCAAGCTGGCCGTCCAGTCCCTGTGCGGCTCGTTTTTGTTCACGGTCTTTTTGCTCTATGGCCTGGCCCGGACCGGACCGGCCTCGGCGGGCGTCATCACCTCCACCACTCCGGCCTGCATGGGACTCCTCGCCTGGCTTTTTCTCAAGGACCGCCCGTCGCGCCATGTGCTCTCCGGCATCCTCCTGTCCATGGCGGGCGTGCTGGTCATCAATCTGGCCCGCTTCCCGCATGCCGGGGGCGGGGGCGCCACGCACCCCGTGCTCGGCAATCTTCTGGTCCTGGCCGCCGTGTTCTTCGAATCCCTGTTTTTGCTCATCCGCAAGACCGTGCCCGAACCGCTTTCCCCCCTGGCCGCGTCCACGATCATTTCCCTTTTCGGCCTGCTCTGGTTCCTGCCCATGGGCCTTTACGAAGCCGCCACCGCCGACCTCGCCGCCATTCCCCCCGCCGACTGGCTCGTGGTCCTCTACTACGGTGTGTTCGTCACCGCGTTCGCCTATATTTTTTGGTTCGCGGGCATAACCAGAGTCCGGCCGTCCACGGCCGGGGTCTTTACCGCGATCCTGCCGGTGTCCGCCCTGATCCTGTCCGCCCTGGTGCTTCATGAGCCCATCGGCTGGCCGCAGATTGCGGGCTGCGGCTGCGTGCTCGGCGGGATCGTGCTCATATCGCGATGA